One window of the Microvirga mediterraneensis genome contains the following:
- the mraY gene encoding phospho-N-acetylmuramoyl-pentapeptide-transferase — protein sequence MLTWLAELSPYFSPLNIFRYITFRTGGATATALLIVFLFGPWMISLLRLRQGKGQPIREDGPQSHLLTKRGTPTMGGLMILAGVLISTLLWANLANHYVWVVLFVTVGFGAIGFYDDYLKVTKQSHKGFSGKSRLAIEALIAAVACLAISYMATPGLANKLALPFSKDLIFNLGWFYIVFAGFVIVGAGNAVNITDGLDGLAIVPVMIAAGTFGFIAYLTGNAVFSNYLQIHFVPGTGELAVICGALIGAGLGFLWFNAPPAQIFMGDTGSLALGGLLGTIAVAAKHEFVLAIVGGLFVLEIMSVIIQVASFKLTGKRVFKMAPIHHHFEQLGWTEPQVVIRFWIISVVLALTGLATLKLR from the coding sequence ATGTTGACCTGGTTGGCTGAGCTCAGCCCCTATTTCAGTCCGCTCAATATTTTCCGCTACATCACGTTCCGGACCGGCGGCGCGACGGCGACCGCCCTGCTGATCGTCTTCCTCTTCGGCCCGTGGATGATCTCGCTCCTGCGCCTGCGCCAGGGCAAGGGACAGCCGATTCGCGAGGATGGGCCGCAATCGCACCTTCTGACGAAGCGCGGCACGCCGACCATGGGCGGCCTGATGATCCTGGCGGGCGTACTGATCTCGACGCTCTTGTGGGCGAACCTAGCCAACCACTATGTCTGGGTCGTGCTGTTCGTCACCGTGGGCTTCGGCGCCATCGGGTTCTACGACGATTACCTGAAGGTGACGAAGCAGTCGCACAAGGGCTTCTCCGGGAAGTCGCGGCTCGCCATCGAGGCCCTGATCGCGGCGGTTGCCTGCCTGGCGATCTCCTACATGGCGACGCCCGGGCTTGCGAACAAGCTGGCGCTGCCCTTCTCGAAGGACCTGATCTTCAATCTCGGCTGGTTCTACATCGTCTTCGCCGGCTTCGTGATCGTCGGCGCGGGCAACGCCGTCAACATCACCGACGGTCTCGACGGTCTCGCCATCGTGCCCGTGATGATCGCGGCCGGCACCTTCGGTTTCATCGCCTATCTGACCGGCAACGCGGTGTTCTCCAACTACCTGCAGATCCATTTCGTGCCCGGCACCGGCGAGCTTGCGGTCATCTGCGGCGCGCTCATCGGGGCGGGCCTCGGCTTCCTCTGGTTCAACGCGCCTCCGGCCCAGATCTTCATGGGCGACACCGGATCTCTCGCTCTCGGCGGCCTTCTCGGCACCATTGCGGTGGCGGCCAAGCACGAATTCGTGCTCGCCATCGTGGGCGGCCTCTTCGTGCTGGAGATCATGTCCGTGATCATCCAGGTCGCGTCGTTCAAGCTCACAGGCAAGCGCGTCTTCAAGATGGCGCCGATCCACCATCATTTCGAGCAGCTGGGCTGGACCGAGCCGCAGGTGGTGATCCGCTTCTGGATCATCTCCGTCGTGCTGGCGCTCACCGGCCTCGCTACCCTCAAGCTGCGGTAA
- the murD gene encoding UDP-N-acetylmuramoyl-L-alanine--D-glutamate ligase, with amino-acid sequence MIPVTTFAGKTVALFGLGGSGLATALALKAGGAHVVACDDNPAKMAEAGAKGIETADLREADWSRFSSFILSPGVPLTHPEPHWSARLARQAGVEIIGDIELFCRERAKIAPNAPFVAITGTNGKSTTTALIAHILREAGRDVQMGGNIGTAILSLEPPSDTRIHVIECSSFQIDLTPSLAPTIGVHLNLSPDHIDRHGTMELYAAIKERLVAKAGLAVIGIDDAMSRAIAEACEGRGVNVARVSVEPIGAKGVFADGETLVGVTDSDTAPLADLAGIGALRGAHNAQNAAAAVAVALALDVSLEKIRSGLGTFPGLPHRMEEVGRIGHALFINDSKATNADSTEKALKSFDDIFWILGGKAKEGGIEPLESYFPKIRKAYLIGAAADEFSRTLGSDVAHVLSGTLDRAVEQAAADALAMGGPAVVLLSPACASYDQFPNYEVRGNHFRDLVRALPGIEAKGA; translated from the coding sequence ATGATCCCCGTCACCACCTTCGCGGGCAAAACGGTTGCGCTCTTCGGCCTCGGCGGATCGGGTCTGGCGACGGCTCTCGCCCTGAAGGCGGGTGGCGCGCATGTGGTCGCCTGCGACGACAATCCGGCCAAGATGGCGGAAGCCGGCGCGAAGGGCATCGAAACCGCCGATCTGCGCGAGGCGGATTGGTCGCGCTTCTCGTCCTTCATCCTCTCGCCCGGCGTGCCGCTGACGCATCCCGAGCCTCACTGGTCGGCGCGGCTCGCGAGGCAAGCGGGCGTCGAGATCATCGGCGACATCGAGCTGTTCTGCCGCGAACGGGCCAAGATCGCGCCGAATGCGCCGTTCGTCGCGATTACCGGCACCAACGGCAAGTCCACCACGACGGCTTTGATCGCGCATATCCTGCGCGAGGCCGGTCGCGACGTGCAGATGGGCGGCAATATCGGCACGGCCATCCTGTCGCTCGAGCCGCCGTCCGATACCCGCATCCACGTGATCGAGTGCTCGTCGTTCCAGATCGACCTCACGCCCTCGCTCGCCCCCACAATCGGTGTTCACCTCAACCTTTCGCCCGATCACATCGACCGGCACGGGACGATGGAGCTTTATGCGGCCATCAAGGAGCGTCTGGTGGCGAAGGCGGGGCTTGCCGTCATCGGCATCGATGATGCGATGAGCCGCGCCATCGCCGAGGCCTGCGAGGGCAGGGGCGTGAACGTGGCGCGTGTTTCCGTCGAGCCCATCGGGGCGAAGGGTGTCTTCGCCGATGGGGAAACGCTCGTCGGCGTGACGGATTCCGACACGGCTCCCTTGGCCGATCTGGCAGGCATCGGTGCCCTGCGCGGCGCGCACAATGCGCAGAACGCCGCCGCGGCAGTCGCGGTCGCCCTGGCCCTCGACGTTTCGCTGGAAAAAATCCGGTCCGGCCTCGGCACCTTCCCCGGCCTGCCGCATCGCATGGAGGAGGTTGGGCGCATTGGCCATGCCCTCTTCATCAACGACTCGAAGGCCACCAATGCGGATTCCACCGAGAAGGCGCTGAAGTCCTTCGACGACATTTTCTGGATCCTCGGCGGCAAGGCTAAGGAAGGCGGCATCGAGCCGCTGGAATCCTACTTCCCGAAGATCCGCAAGGCCTATCTCATCGGCGCAGCCGCGGACGAATTTTCCAGGACGCTCGGCAGCGACGTGGCGCATGTCCTGTCCGGCACGCTCGACAGGGCCGTCGAACAGGCGGCCGCGGACGCGCTGGCGATGGGCGGACCCGCCGTCGTCCTGCTGTCGCCGGCCTGCGCGTCCTACGATCAATTTCCCAATTACGAAGTGCGCGGAAACCACTTCCGCGATCTGGTCCGGGCATTGCCCGGCATCGAAGCCAAGGGGGCTTAG
- a CDS encoding UDP-N-acetylmuramoylalanyl-D-glutamyl-2,6-diaminopimelate--D-alanyl-D-alanine ligase, which translates to MNSPLWTLDEILAATGARVGGGFAQATGASIDTRTLEPGDLYFAIKGDVHDGHDFVAAALEKGAAAAVVAEEKASAFRDSDRPVIVPDVLESMRRLGRAARERTDAKIVAITGSVGKTGTKEAMRLALARQGATHASVASYNNHWGVPLTLARMPRESAFGVFEIGMNHAYEILPLTGMVRPHVAVITTVEPVHIEFFPSLWGIADAKGEIFAGLEPGGTAVISRDNAYFERMRAHATASPAGRVITFGEHEAADIRAHRIIVKPDHSVVDATIFGQPLTYRIGTAGRHIALNSLSVLAASHALGADLALVALSFAELKPPVGRGERTMLALGDDEALLIDESYNANPASMRAAFANLGAVELGRGARRIAVLGDMKELGETGPRLHAELAEAIEANRIDLLFAAGPLMRNLVDALPKAKVAAHVDTSAELVDAVCAAVRPGDAVTVKGSLSMKMALVVKALKERYGASPTANALKG; encoded by the coding sequence ATGAATTCGCCCCTATGGACCTTGGATGAAATCCTAGCCGCCACCGGCGCCCGCGTCGGTGGTGGCTTCGCACAGGCGACAGGGGCGTCCATCGACACGCGCACCCTCGAGCCCGGCGATCTCTACTTCGCCATCAAGGGCGATGTGCATGACGGGCACGATTTCGTGGCGGCGGCCCTGGAGAAGGGCGCGGCGGCGGCTGTCGTGGCGGAGGAAAAGGCTTCCGCCTTCAGGGATTCCGACAGGCCCGTCATCGTGCCGGACGTGCTCGAATCCATGCGCAGGCTCGGGCGCGCCGCGCGAGAGCGCACGGACGCGAAGATCGTCGCCATCACGGGTTCCGTCGGCAAGACCGGCACGAAGGAGGCCATGCGCCTCGCGCTCGCCCGGCAGGGCGCGACCCATGCGTCGGTCGCGTCCTACAACAATCATTGGGGCGTGCCGCTGACTCTCGCCCGCATGCCGCGCGAGAGCGCCTTCGGCGTGTTCGAGATCGGCATGAACCATGCGTACGAGATCCTGCCGCTGACCGGCATGGTGCGTCCGCACGTGGCGGTGATCACCACGGTCGAGCCGGTCCATATCGAGTTCTTCCCCTCGCTCTGGGGCATCGCCGATGCCAAGGGCGAGATCTTCGCGGGGCTGGAGCCCGGCGGCACGGCGGTCATCAGCCGCGACAACGCCTATTTCGAGCGGATGCGCGCCCATGCCACTGCGTCCCCGGCCGGCCGCGTGATCACCTTCGGCGAGCATGAGGCGGCGGATATCCGGGCGCACCGCATCATCGTGAAGCCCGATCATTCGGTCGTGGACGCGACGATCTTCGGCCAGCCCCTGACCTACCGGATCGGCACGGCGGGCCGGCACATCGCGCTCAATTCCCTGAGCGTGCTCGCGGCCTCCCATGCGCTCGGCGCCGACCTCGCGCTCGTGGCGCTCTCCTTCGCGGAGCTGAAGCCGCCGGTCGGGCGCGGCGAGCGGACCATGCTTGCCCTCGGCGACGATGAGGCGTTGCTGATCGACGAGAGCTACAATGCCAATCCCGCGTCCATGCGGGCGGCCTTCGCCAATCTGGGGGCGGTGGAACTCGGGCGCGGCGCACGACGCATCGCCGTCCTGGGCGACATGAAGGAACTCGGCGAAACGGGGCCCCGCCTGCACGCGGAGCTCGCGGAGGCCATCGAGGCGAACAGGATCGACCTTTTGTTCGCGGCCGGTCCCCTGATGCGGAACCTCGTCGATGCGCTGCCGAAGGCCAAAGTCGCCGCCCATGTGGACACATCGGCCGAACTGGTCGATGCCGTCTGCGCGGCGGTGCGTCCCGGCGATGCAGTCACCGTCAAGGGCTCGCTCAGCATGAAGATGGCCCTGGTTGTCAAAGCTTTGAAAGAACGTTACGGCGCGAGCCCGACGGCAAACGCGCTGAAAGGATAA